One genomic region from archaeon BMS3Bbin15 encodes:
- the carB_1 gene encoding carbamoyl-phosphate synthase large chain produces the protein MHLLIAGIHTRPAVASAKRLGYRVTAVDYFGDADLRLLADSSRTVVEQEAFRSNGKIDENYSDEALISLAGGIDSDITVLTSTMKLKKKNIAGNKPEDIKNLKNKAYQFKKLKSLGVKFPETEFAGSRDKALEIIENFGGPCILKPASGAGGRNIIFARSEGDIPEISEEYLIQRFIPGMPLSISTLSTGVESIAISSSFQILGYKLSNASDFIYCGSIVPYKVTDEVETLAEKISLKLKLIGWNGIDFVESRGEFYFMEVNPRFQGTFDAIEKAYSINLVEAHLKACGGELIDRPLAKRFAVRVTLFSPHRSLVKRSLLGITHDVPLKNSILERGEPFTTVVESGRSRGEAIAAARKKAKIAYSCLEPL, from the coding sequence ATGCACCTTCTAATTGCTGGAATTCATACCCGCCCTGCCGTTGCCTCTGCCAAAAGACTTGGTTACAGGGTGACTGCAGTTGACTATTTTGGTGATGCAGATTTAAGGCTTCTGGCAGATAGCTCGAGAACAGTGGTCGAGCAGGAAGCTTTCAGAAGCAACGGAAAGATAGATGAAAATTATTCAGATGAAGCTCTTATCAGCCTTGCCGGGGGTATTGATAGCGATATAACTGTGCTCACATCAACCATGAAATTGAAGAAGAAAAATATTGCGGGAAACAAACCTGAAGATATTAAAAATCTTAAAAATAAAGCATATCAATTTAAGAAACTGAAATCTCTTGGTGTCAAGTTTCCGGAAACCGAATTTGCCGGTTCCAGAGATAAAGCTCTTGAGATTATTGAAAACTTTGGGGGTCCATGTATTTTAAAACCTGCTTCGGGAGCTGGTGGTAGAAATATAATTTTTGCAAGAAGCGAAGGAGATATTCCAGAAATCAGCGAGGAGTATCTTATACAGAGATTTATCCCGGGAATGCCATTGAGTATATCCACCCTTTCTACAGGTGTGGAAAGCATAGCTATATCTTCAAGTTTTCAGATTCTTGGATATAAACTCTCAAATGCCAGTGATTTTATCTATTGTGGAAGTATTGTTCCCTATAAGGTTACTGACGAGGTAGAAACTCTTGCTGAGAAAATATCCCTCAAACTCAAACTCATAGGATGGAATGGTATAGATTTTGTGGAGAGCAGAGGAGAGTTTTACTTCATGGAAGTAAATCCAAGATTTCAGGGAACCTTTGATGCAATAGAAAAAGCATACTCTATAAATCTTGTGGAGGCTCATCTGAAGGCATGTGGGGGTGAGCTTATTGATAGACCATTGGCTAAGAGGTTTGCAGTCAGAGTAACTCTCTTCTCACCCCATAGAAGCCTTGTTAAGAGAAGCCTTCTTGGTATAACTCATGATGTTCCTCTGAAAAATTCTATTCTGGAGAGGGGAGAACCCTTTACAACTGTTGTTGAGTCTGGCAGGAGCAGGGGTGAAGCTATTGCCGCTGCCAGGAAAAAGGCTAAAATAGCTTACTCCTGCCTTGAACCTCTTTAA